AGGAACTAAAGTGGGACAAAGAGGGTGGACAAGTGTCGGAGCTTGAACTTACACACCTTGCAGAAAAGGCACTGTCACAGTGCAACCAGTGCCTTTTCTTGGGGGCAAATCCAGCGTGGAGAAGTGATTCGACCAAAATAATGCTTAGCAATCAGGAAAGCAAGCACTTATACAGTTCACTTGAGAAGGAGGGGAGTGGTTCCCTGAATGATCTTTTAACAAATCCACCTTTTAGGAGCCATGGAATCACTCAATTGGTTTCAGTAAAATAGTGTCAACACAGGAATAGTTGTGCTTGatgatggaaagaaagaaggaaagaaaaaagagagaggggaaggaaaggaggaagggagggaggggaggagggagagaaggtgaaagaagagaaaggaaaaggaaagaagagaaaggaaaaagaaaacaaaataagaaatcaGCAGGAAATAGACACTTGCTTGGTGAGGAAAGGTTTTAACATTCTGCTCTcataacccccttccctccatCTCGCCCCTGTTGCTCTGTTCAGAGTGGCAGCCCGCGGTACAGATTTTCTTGTACTCACTGATATTCCTGCTCAGTGTCCTGGGGAACACACTGGTCATTACCGTTCTGATTCGGAACAAGAGGATGCGAACGGTCACCAACATCTTTTTGCTCTCCCTGGCCGTGAGCGACCTCATGCTCTGCCTCTTCTGCATGCCCTTCAACCTCATCCCCAACCTGCTCAAGGATTTCATCTTCGGGAGTGCGGTCTGCAAGACCACCACCTACTTCATGGGTGAGTCCTCCCTGGAGGGAGGGTTCTGACACTCTCCCTCAGACCCTGGTCTCAAACATTCCCAGGGCCCTGGATGTTTTAGCAGAATGGGAGTGAAAGGGCAATCTAACACCTGGTTGTACAGGCAGTGTGCTGGCTTTGGGGGGCTGCTCAGTCTTCAAACATCACCACACAGTCTTTCTCCTCTTGTTCATTTCTGAGGTCAGTTTTCTCAAAGTGGAAGAACACCTGGCAAAGTGCatgtgctaccatgtgcaaggagccggATTCAAGTTCCCCATCCCCACATGCTTAGGGGTGTGAGGGGATGTTTCCCAAGTGgcgaaacagtgctgctggtatctttctctctccctctctgtctccatcaaaaataataacaagaaaaggaaaggaaaggaaaggagaggagaggagaggagaggagaggagaggagaggagaggagaggagaggagaggagaggagaggaaggaaacagCAGAAGACATGGGGTGTGCTTGCTTTCTGCTAAAGAGAAAGCAGAATCCAAATCATTCGGGTCCTTTCTAGAATCTGTGGATTGTATTCTAAACTCTACCCAGCCTAGGGCATAATGTTTGGGGTGGTAagagtagagaaagaaaggggaaggattTCTCTGGTGGGGGCTGATGTTACCTTCCTCGAGAACATAATATTTGAAAACCAGattaataggggctgggtggtggcacacctgaatgAGCTCACACAAtacagggttcaaggccccagtcccctgcCTGCTGGGTGGtaggaagctttataagtagtaAAGCATTGCTGCAAATTTCTCTCTTGCttgttctctctctacctctctacctctcccttccctctcaatttttctgtttctatcaagaataaaaaatatttataaatattttttgtacagaagaaagaaagagagagagaaggaaggaaggaaagaaagaaagaaagaaagagaaaaattcattACTTTCCTAGATTTCCTTCTCAGGACTCACTGCCCAGTCTTTTCCCCCAAGGACTGGGGCtatctgagagagggagagagagagagagagggagagaggggtgtgGGGATGGGAGGAGGCCTCTGTCGCTAGAAGAGGAGTAGAATTTGCTCTTGGGGCCTATGGGGTCCCTGAGCTGACCCTGGTTGGCTGAGCTATGTGGATCTTTGCCTTTGTCCATCAAAAGGgtgatgaaaagaagaaaaaccacaAGAGGTAATGTGTTTGTACACACCAGACATTGCatctagggcttttttttttttttttgccaggatcATATGTGTCGACCAGCCCTAGAAGTGCATGTAGGTAGTCCCATTTCAGAGAGGAGTaatcagagacacagagaggttaATTAATAACATGCCTGGGGATGCACAGGTGGTGAGCCACAGTGCTGAGACCAGGAGCTGTCACCATGCTCAGCACAGGGCCTCAATTTACCAAGGTGCTTCTCCCCTTTAGCCAAACAGAGATGTGTCTCTGGGTCTCCACTGGCAGCAAATTGCCAAACTGCCTGTTCTGAGAACTAGGCATGAGGAGACAAAGGAGCAGGAGATGAAGGGGTTGCTGGTCTGTGTTCTGACCTAAGCCACATAAAATATGCAGAGCTGCGTTGGGCTAGGgtggttttttttaataactgaaaAGCTTTCATAGCCCTTATTTCTCCCTTTCGGGGAAGCAGGACTCAGCACTGACAAAATGATGATGAATTACAGATACGCGTTCCAGAGACAAATAATGAAGAAAGTGCCACCGTGTCCAAGTCCCCTGAAAATAGAAACAAggggaggctggggtggggaaAAGGATTCCAGTTAAACAGAGAAGCAATAACAACAGGGAGTATTTCAGAGCGCTTGAAGCTTTCCCATTCCTGAGCATGTGTATCTGTCACAAAGTGACTTTAAGGGTCTTCATGAGGGAACATGAAACTCATAAAGTGAATGCTTGCCTGGTCACACAACATACAAAGGTACTAAATGCCATGGGGTTATTTGCCTCAAAACATTGTTTGGTGTGTAAATTTCACCTCAATATAAAAGTGGCTtttgtttaaaataaacaaaatgaaatggcAAAATAATCCTGAAAGTGTTTGTGAAACCGTAAGGCTTGTAGTTTGTAGTTGGGTTTCTAACTCTAACGATTTCGACATTTCCCTCAGTTTTATGTTTTCCTCGATACTATTGGTTAATGTCCCTTAAAGGCTTGCATGTAGTATTTCACAACAATGAGTGTCTGCTCAAACGGTGGATTTATTATTACAGTTGTTCACAATCAGACTTGGGTTTGATGAGTTTGGGGCTCTATAGCCTAAACTACATAtaatcaactctttttttttttctttttgcttcctgaCTCTTTCATGAACTACTTCTGAAATTCTTATttcatattttctaatttatttttttaatttttttaaatctttctatttattggacagagacagtcagaaatcgagaaggaatggggagatagagagggagagaaacagagagacatctgcagacctgcgtcaccactcgtgaagctttccccctataggtggggagcaggggcttgaacttatgtccttgcacactgtaacatgtgtgttcaaccaggtgtgccaccacctggtccgtTTTCTAATTTCCTGGAGAACATTGTTTGAAGCTCTTTTCCTATGTGTctgtttcctaactccttagtgaTATATTCTTTCAGGTCTTGAATATGCCTCTTcatactatgcttagattcttggagagtccttatAATGAGCTTTCTGAAGTCTTTCTCTGGTAGTACCTCtatgtctgtattttttttcctttaatttctttattgggggattaatgttttacattcgacagtaaatacaatagtttgtacatgcataacatttcccagttttccacataacaatacaacccccactaggtactctgccatcatgttccaggacctgaaccctctcctccacccattccagaatcttttactttggtgcagtacaccaactccactccaagttctgcttagtattttctcttctgatcttgtttttcaacttctgtctatgagtaagatcatcccatattcatccttctgtttctttgttttaaatttctttattgggggattaatgttttacattcgacagtaaatacaatagtttgtacatgcataacatttcccagttttccatataacaatacaacccccactaagtcctctgtcatcttttcatccttctgttctgacttatcttacttatcatgatttcttcaaactccatccaagatggactgaaaatggtgaaatcaccatttttaatagctaagtcgtattccattgtgtatatataccacaacttgttcagccactcatctgttggacacctgttgttggacacctgggttgcttccaagttttggctggcTACTAAAATTGTGCTGCGGGAGTTAGGTGGaagcacatcaggttaagagcatgtggcacaaagtgcaaggactggctcaaggatcccggttcgagcccctggctctccacgttcaggggagtcgcttcacaggtgatgaagcaggtctgcaggtgtctgtctttctcttcccctcctctctccatttccctctgtcctacctaacaacgacaacattaataacaacaacaataataactacaacaacaagggcaacaaaaggggaaataaatatatatttttttaaaaagtgtgctgctatgaacataggtgtacataaatctttttggatgggtgtgtttggtgtAGTCAACTCTTTAAGGTAAAAGCCAGAACATGTTCTTATTTAATGGTTTGCTGGGGACAGGTTCCTTTGATGAATTCAAAGTTAGAGGCTCACCTATGGGTTTCTCAAAAACCTTTTCTGGGGCTGGTCTATGGGTCATTTAGTAGACCATaaatgctacagtgtgcaaagacccaagttcaagtctgagCAGTGAAGTACTACTTTGGGTGTAGTGCTCTCTCTCTTGCttactctatctctctgtctctgtctcctccttccctcttagtttctctgtgtctctatcaacaataaaatattttaaaaacctttcCCTGTGGACTAGGAACACTTGCCATATCCTTGATTATTGATAAATGAGCACCTAAGTAGGTGTTAAGTGATCATCAAAGTTCAATACGTTTATCTAAAAATGAGCACTTGGATGTATTTGCAAAGACAGTCCTAAAAGACTATTCTAAATCCTTTTAGGAACAAAGCTGAacataggtatttatttatttattcatccccttctgttgcccttgttttattattatagttattagcgttgtcattgttggatggacagagagaaatggagagaggaggagaagacagagggggagagaaagacagacacctatagacctgcttcactgcttgtgaaggtaacacccctgcaggtggggagccgagggcttgaaccgggatccttacactggtccttgtgcttcacatcacatgcgcttaacctgcccgactccctaacataGATCATTTTTAAATACACAGACATATACATTATTTCCTTAACCATCTGAGCCTTTTCCTTTCGTAGCCAGCAGATGCAGATCATATGTGTTAAGTGAGTCTGTAAATCAACTTTGGGTTTCAGAGCTGACAAAGCCGACTGCTTCATCCTCTCCCCAGGCACATCTGTGAGCGTCTCCACCTTTAATCTGGTAGCCATAGCGCTGGAGAGATACAGTGCGATTTGCAAACCGCTCCAGTCCCGGGTCTGGCAGACAAAGTCCCACGCTTTGAAGGTGATCGCTGCTACCTGGTGcctctccttcaccatcatgacCCCGTACCCGATTTACAGCAGCCTGGTGCCTTTCACCAAGAACAACAACCAGACTGCAAACATGTGCCGCTTCCTTCTGCCCAACGACGTGATGCAGCAGTCCTGGTGAGGCTGAATGGGGCTTATTTCTTGAATACACTCTGATGTCATTTTTCAGCTTTCATTTAAAACTGCACTGTATCGAGGGCCCGGGCAgttgcatacctggttgagagcacatgtaattatatgcaaagacccaggttcaagccctagttccccaccttcagaggggataCTTCAGGtgatgcaggtcttcaggtatctgtctttctctttatctcccacctttgcctctcaatctctctctgtcttatcaaataaaacagaaaaaataataaggaaaacctgtagtggggacacttcacgagtgctAAAGtgggtctgcaaatgtctctctccctctctctctcccctcacctctcagtttctctctgttctgtccaataaaagtgagggccaggcagtggcacacctggttaattacacacattaccacgtgcaaggctcaaggttcaagccccttgtccccacctgcagggggaaagctttacaagtggtgaagcagggccgcaggtatctctctatctatatctgtctatctctccctcttctctcaatttctctctgtcctgtccaataaatgggaaaaaatagctgccaggggcagtggattcatcgtacaACACCAAACCCttaagataaccctggtggcaataacataaacaaacaaactggaaTGTATTGCCCCTAGGGGGCTGAAGAACCAGTCTTCTGGTGACTACTGAGGCCTTTTCTAACCCCTTTCTAGGATAACTGTGAAAGGAAACACTTCAGATGGCATTGGTTTAAGTGCCATCCATGAATCAATTCAATTAATTGTCTCCCAAAACCTTACAGGGCAGCAccattattgttactattttgcATATGAGAAAATCAAAATGTGGAGTGGCTAAGTACATTTTCATCGCTCAAGGTCACAAGCCTAGAGGAAACAGAGTTCAGTGCTTCTGAATGGTCTAATGTTCATTTCAGTTAGATACTCCGAGAGGCTTCTACTTCTCTAATGAATTGAATAtagagggggcagggagacagcacagcagtagcacatcagacttgcatgtctgatgcccccagaggtcccagatctAATCCCTGGTACCATGATAAACCataactgagcaatgttctggcctccttctgtctttcatgaaaataaatctttcaaaataaaaaataaattgaatttaaaaaaagaactgaagacAGAGCAATGGATAAGAGCTGCAAATCTTCTCAAACCCCATGTGGTTTTACTCGCACAGAACATTTTACTATAAATGAAAAGGCATGGTTCTGAGTCCTGTTTCTTTGCTGACTAGCTGGGTGACATTTGACAAAGCCAAGTAATCACACTGAAGGGTTCAGGTTCTTTACttagacaagaatttaataacatAGGCATGTTTTATCTACCTCATTGAATAGCTGTAAGATTCTCATAAGAATACAAAAGAATCATATTAGATATGTAAATAAGACCCTGAATCAAGATATTGTTTATGATTCCTAAGCATGCTTTAGAAACAGAGAGCAAGTCATTCAAAGAAAATGACTTGAAAATGAAATGATCTCTGCTTtctctgctttcattttttttccaagacTTGGAAAGAAATCATATCGAAAGCTATCCCATAGCAATGAGAAATGCGCCTCTGACAATTTTATAGCCTAATTTGTATAACCTTACACATGCCAGATTGCCAAAGTGATTTAAAGGCCAGACTTACAAAGGAGGAGGAAGTGATTCCTCAAGACTCTAATGTGTTTAAAGAAAGCATAGCTCTGCCCATTGGGCATTAGAGTCAGCATGCCATTGTGCCCTGGGATGGAGGCAGCCAAGATGCCTATGCAGAGTCTAGGAGGCTTTCTAGCACCCTGCTCGGGAAACGAAATCCTAACTGTTTCTGTAAAGTCAACAGATGCTGTACTGATGATAACAAGCATAAGCTCTAAAATCACACTTGTTGGGTTCAAATCCCATTTTTGTGATTCTGGACATTATTTAATCTTGGGTCTCAGTTTTCCCATTTGTAAAATAGGTATTAGGACAGTAATACCTACCTCAGAGGTTATTATAAGAGTTAAATGTATGTGCATATAATTATCAAGTACCTGGAATGTATTAGGctagatagataaatacatacacacatatgtgcaTATACACACACGGCTAAATATTTTGTATGAATAATGTATATATacttccatattttatttttactatccaTGATATATGTGTTATATATAAAATACTTAGCTTAATTGtagcacatttaaaaaatgtttttcccttttgttgcccttgttgtttatcatcgttgttgttattattgttgttgtcattggtgttggataggacagagagaaatggagagaggaggggaagacagagagggggagagaaagacagatacttgcagacctgcttcactgcccgtgaagtgacccctgcaggtggggagctggggcctcgaaccaggatcctgacgcgttttctgccatatgcgcttaacccgctgtaccactgcccagctcccaatatgtagaacattttaaaaatcttcagTTAGTATAATCACTTTACTATGGTTATTATGGATAATAGTTTCGTTGCACTGTAATTCCCATGCTGTCATTTTTCAAGCTCTTGTTAGCTTCATTTAACTAGTTTAAGGCAAAGAATTACACCAAACACTTCTAGCTGAACTAGTTCTTCCTAAGAGACTTtacctgagaaaaaaaaaaaatcgacaaCTTCTAATGACTGACTCTCCAGATATGAGATTTCCAAGGATCTTAAATACTAGTGATTAATTCGTTGCTCAGACTGGTTAAAATGGAGATGAACCCTATTTGTTCCATTTCATCTAAGTTTGAAATGCCAGAGTTGCTGgttattgactttttaaaatttttattaggcaCACATTCCTGTTACTCATCCTCTTTCTAATTCCTGGAATTGTGATGATGGTGGCATATGGATTAATCTCTTTGGAACTTTACCAAGGAATAAAATTTGACGCTAACCAGAAGAAGTCTGCCAGAGGTAACTATCTTTCAGCTGTGTGTTTATGCCAATGGATcacaaaagctaaaaaaaaaaaaaagaaagaaaaaaagagtttatatactatatatagactTGGAGATTTTCAAAACTCTTCTTAGGTGATTTCATAATTGGTCATGAGACcccaatatttctattttcttttatgtaaAATGGATAAATCATTTCTCCTGAAAGGGTACAAATGGGTAAAATGAAATGGTACACAGCTATAGGCGGAGGGTCCGTGAGTCCCAGGCTTACTCTGCATTCAGAAGAGACTTCAGGTCCGGCGACCTGAGCAAACTAATTCAGTCAGGCCttgctccttcctttctttcactatGTGCTCAGAAAGTCACTTCCTTCCCATTTATTACAAGCCACTGCCCACTGAAATCTACTCCAGCTTCTCTGTTGGCTTAACTTCTTCCCCTTTTCGGTGCACTCCATTCTTTGGTTCTCTTTCATAAATGTGACCTGGGCATTCCTTCTTCTCGGGTCTTCTAGAGTCTTGCTAATTACCCAGATCCCTCACAGTACGATCTGCCTGGGAGCCCAGGGGAGGTGGGTCAGCAGTAGAGCTCCCACCTTCCTTATCTGAGGTCCTGGATTCCATCCTGGATCTATAAATgagccagaaagacagaaactgctGGAGCTTCATATATAGTGGGTGATACTTaagtctctttctatatatatatactgcttttagtgtgtgtgtgtgtgtgtgtgtgtgtgtgtgtgtgtgtgtgtgtacccaaaTATAAAAAAGTTGATCCAGGAGATGGCTCATTGTCACCAAACGTATGAGACCCTAGGCTGTTTAGGaaaaagagaggtagagggagggagggaaagagtga
Above is a window of Erinaceus europaeus chromosome 3, mEriEur2.1, whole genome shotgun sequence DNA encoding:
- the CCKAR gene encoding cholecystokinin receptor type A isoform X1, giving the protein MEVDSLLVNGSAISGPCEEGMENRTLFCLDQPQRSKEWQPAVQIFLYSLIFLLSVLGNTLVITVLIRNKRMRTVTNIFLLSLAVSDLMLCLFCMPFNLIPNLLKDFIFGSAVCKTTTYFMGTSVSVSTFNLVAIALERYSAICKPLQSRVWQTKSHALKVIAATWCLSFTIMTPYPIYSSLVPFTKNNNQTANMCRFLLPNDVMQQSWHTFLLLILFLIPGIVMMVAYGLISLELYQGIKFDANQKKSARERCPSLGSSRYEDSDGCYLQKPRRPRKVELQQLSSRVGRVRSSSSAANLVAKKRVIRMLMVIVVLFFLCWMPIFSANAWRAYDSASAERRLSGTPISFILLLSYTSSCVNPIIYCFMNKRFRLGFLATFPGCPHPGPRGTRGEAGEEEEARTTGASLSRYSYSHMGGSAPAP